One part of the Chrysemys picta bellii isolate R12L10 chromosome 14, ASM1138683v2, whole genome shotgun sequence genome encodes these proteins:
- the LOC135975700 gene encoding L-selectin-like — MAAPWTVQWWWAVRKSSWLVPGPEPRRPLRAYYWIGLRKINNVWTWVGTNKALTKEAENWANKEPNNKGRNLDCVEIYIKRDRDAGRWNDENCQKKKRALCYQASCQRSSCSQRGECVETIGNYTCDCYPGLYGPECEHEITDMMVNQTPTSVSDFEGSELTMNCTFKTVNNSTMYVRWYHYGTEALKTELVNDSDVITTLHLDNGFASLTLKNANSSNTGTYVCEVGITARNLSVSGVFLEDSFI; from the exons ATGGCAGCACCATGGACAGTGCAGTGGTGGTGGGCAGtgaggaagagctcctggctggttcCTGGGCCTGAACCTAGAAgacccctgag AGCATACTACTGGATTGGGCTACGAAAAATAAACAATGTCTGGACGTGGGTTGGCACCAACAAGGCCCTGACGAAGGAGGCTGAGAACTGGGCTAACAAGGAACCCAACAATAAAGGGAGGAACCTAGACTGTGTGGAGATTTACATAAAGAGGGATCGTGATGCTGGAAGATGGAAtgatgagaactgccaaaagaaaaagagggcGCTGTGTTACCAAG CGTCTTGCCAGCGTTCCTCCTGCAGCCAGCGTGGCGAGTGCGTGGAGACCATCGGGAACTACACCTGTGATTGCTACCCTGGTCTCTACGGGCCTGAGTGTGAACACG AAATTACCGACATGATGGTGAATCAAACCCCAACCAGTGTCAGTGATTTCGAAGGCTCAGAACTTACCATGAATTGTACATTCAAGACAGTCAATAACAGCACCATGTATGTGCGATGGTATCACTATGGGACGGAGGCACTAAAGACAGAGCTGGTGAATGACAGCGATGTGATCACAACCCTGCATTTGGACAATGGGTTTGCCTCTCTCACTTTGAAGAATGCGAATTCATCTAATACAGGAACCTACGTGTGTGAGGTGGGGATCACAGCAAGGAACCTGTCTGTGTCAGGA GTGTTTTTAGAGGACTCCTTCATATAG